A single genomic interval of Camelina sativa cultivar DH55 chromosome 11, Cs, whole genome shotgun sequence harbors:
- the LOC104722699 gene encoding cysteine-rich receptor-like protein kinase 11 has protein sequence MLASLPSNVTAQDGFFYNGSIGQEPNRVHAIGMCMPGSVQEDCSRCLTYASDWLIGSCPNHIAAYIWYIWSSDPRLCFVRYSNVSFSGSADLDPKYVVYFTADVTSNLTEFKTIWEGLTLSMISATPAAKNVPLSSNNYYKADVATFTKFQKIYAVMQCTPDSSNVDCDNCLRQSVSDYQSCCEQKIGGYTMRPICFFRWQFYPFCKAFGNITLTSPAPRPTMEHPSLVDQANVKKIGSGKISTRAILEIVFPIVLGVGPVFVWHAGMSEKRQPGFNDVAMLSFGNPIVFRSVWR, from the exons ATGCTCGCTTCTCTTCCTTCCAATGTCACAGCTCAAGACGGCTTCTTCTACAACGGTTCCATCGGACAAGAACCAAACCGTGTCCACGCAATAGGGATGTGCATGCCAGGATCAGTTCAAGAAGACTGTTCTCGTTGTCTCACGTATGCGTCAGATTGGTTGATTGGGAGCTGTCCTAATCATATAGCTGCGTATATTTGGTATATTTGGTCATCTGATCCAAGGCTTTGTTTTGTGCGCTACTCCAACGTCTCTTTCTCAGGATCTGCAGATCTTGACCCCAAGTATGTGGTCTATTTCACTGCGGATGTCACCTCAAATCTAACCGAGTTCAAGACGATATGGGAAGGATTAACACTTAGTATGATTTCAGCAACTCCGGCCGCAAAGAACGTACCATTATCTAGTAATAACTATTACAAAGCTGATGTCGCAACCTTCACCAAATTCCAGAAAATATACGCTGTGATGCAATGCACGCCAGATTCTTCTAATGTTGATTGTGACAACTGTCTACGACAAAGCGTGTCTGACTACCAGTCATGTTGTGAACAGAAGATAGGAGGCTATACTATGCGGCCAATTTGCTTTTTCCGGTGGCAGTTTTATCCATTCTGTAAGGCTTTTGGTAACATTACATTGACTTCTCCTGCTCCTCGTCCTACGATGGAACATCCTTCTTTAGTCGACCAAGCCAACGTGAAAAAAATTG GTAGTGGAAAAATCTCAACAAGAgctattttggaaattgtttttCCCATTGTATTAGGCGTAGGTCCAGTATTTGTGTGGCATGCCGGCATGAGTGAGAAGCGACAACCCGGTTTCAACGATGTGGCGATGCTTTCTTTCGGAAATCCCATTGTGTTCAGGAGTGTGTGGAGGTGA
- the LOC104727812 gene encoding uncharacterized protein LOC104727812: MAAAEIVDSTQGLLNINMMNITKLTSTNYLTWSLQVHSLLDGYDLSGYIDGSSVPPEQTLGSTTLPTPNPAYAKWRRQDKLIYSALLGTLSPALQPVVSKTKSSAELWKHISSTYSNPSWGHIQQLRLQLKQASKGEKTIDEDMQTLTTRFDQLALLGKPLALEDQLEVILGGLPEDYKAVVDQVEGRDTPPSIVKVHEKLINKEVKLLSLSLSTTSTGPTSAYAATYRPKFNSGGHSFRPHQPWNNNNNNKHHYQQPRLDNRMLKGYQGKCQICGVFGHSAKRCSHLQQPSYGSQSGILPSPFHPWQPRANLALGHQQTTNPWILDSGATHHMTSNLGNLASHQPYQGDDAVLIGDGSGLSISHTGSLSLPSNSKPLSLTNVLCVPHIHKNLLSVYRLCNSNSVSVHFFPAHF, from the coding sequence ATGGCTGCTGCAGAAATTGTTGACTCAACTCAAGGTCTCCTCAACATCAATATGATGAATATCACTAAGCTCACCTCTACCAACTATCTCACATGGAGCCTTCAAGTTCATTCTCTCCTCGACGGCTACGACCTTTCTGGTTACATTGATGGCTCCTCTGTTCCACCAGAGCAAACACTCGGCTCCACTACTCTGCCAACTCCAAATCCGGCATATGCAAAGTGGAGACGTCAAGACAAGCTGATCTACAGTGCTCTTCTTGGCACATTGTCTCCAGCGCTCCAACCAGTGGTCTCCAAAACCAAATCCTCTGCTGAGTTGTGGAAACACATCTCTTCCACTTATTCCAATCCAAGCTGGGGCCACATTCAACAACTCCGTCTGCAACTCAAGCAAGCATCGAAAGGTGAGAAGACTATTGATGAGGACATGCAGACACTCACCACGCGGTTTGATCAACTTGCTCTTCTTGGCAAGCCTCTTGCTCTTGAAGACCAACTTGAAGTTATCCTTGGTGGCTTACCCGAAGATTACAAAGCTGTTGTTGATCAAGTGGAAGGACGTGACACTCCTCCCTCCATTGTCAAAGTCCATGAAAAGCTCATTAACAAAGAGGTtaaacttctctctctctccttgtcTACCACCTCCACTGGACCAACCTCGGCTTATGCTGCCACCTATCGTCCCAAATTCAACTCTGGGGGACACTCCTTCCGTCCACATCAGccatggaacaacaacaacaacaacaagcatcATTATCAACAACCACGCCTAGACAACCGCATGCTCAAGGGATACCAAGGCAAGTGTCAAATCTGTGGGGTGTTTGGTCACAGTGCCAAACGTTGCTCCCACCTTCAACAGCCCTCCTATGGCTCTCAAAGTGGCATTCTACCCTCTCCGTTCCACCCATGGCAACCACGTGCCAATCTTGCTCTTGGCCATCAACAGACGACAAATCCATGGATACTTGACAGCGGAGCCACTCATCACATGACAAGCAATCTTGGCAATTTGGCCTCACACCAGCCTTACCAAGGAGATGATGCAGTCCTCATCGGTGACGGTTCGGGTCTTTCAATTTCTCACACTGGTTCACTGTCCCTCCCTTCCAACTCTAAACCTTTATCTCTTACCAATGTCCTATGTGTCCCTCACATTCACAAAAATCTACTCTCCGTATACCGTCTATGTAACTCTAACAGTGTCTCTGTCCACTTTTTCCCTGCTCACTTTTAG